GAGATCATTTGTGGCCACACAGTAAtaatctcctccatctgtcacaTTAACACTGTAAAAGTGTCCTTCAGCTACTTTCATCAGTCCATCTTTGCTGGTCCTGAaccagctgaagctgctgacgGGAGGCTTGGCTCTGCTGGAGCAGGTCAGGTTCACCCAGCTACCTGCtgatgcactgatggacactGAGGTGTCTTTAGGAGCATCtgaggaaaatgtgacagagatgtGAGATATGAGAGTAACATCAGAGCCTGAATAAGATCCTTTATTTGTATCATGTGCTGACAGGATCCAATAACAAACTCTGGTTGTCTTACATGAAACACTGAgagtctttgtctcctctgctgtcttgaCATCTTTTCCTACATTCACAGGATATGTGGcagaacagctgatgttgtaTCCATCATGTTGCTCTGACAGAGTGATGGTCTCCTGGATTTTAGTTGTAAAGgttccatctgtgttttcctctgttttgttgtgagagTCTTGTTGGAGATTCCAGGTGAGTTTAGGAGGGGAGTGTGGACAGGGAGTGAAAGCTGAGCAGGTTATAGTGACAGACTCCTTCTCCTTCAGATCACCTGAGATCTCAATTGTGGGGCGACGAGGAGAATCTGTGGGttcaaattaaacatatattttactCTGAATAATAAGGTagaaattacaaaaacacactacAAAACACAGATTACACAGAATCTCACTCTTCCTTATTGAAACTGCATCAAGTAATCAAAGTGAAGAATGCCTTTTtatgaaacaatgacaatacaGTCTGACTGAAAGAAACTAAACTCTCTTACCTTCAACTGTTATTTGAAGAGGATCACAATAAGCTGTTGCCTTGAATGAGTTGCTCTCAATCCTGAAgtagtatgtgtttgtgtaactaGTATTTAAACTGGAAAATAAAGTGgtgcagtttttctctctcaggtttccaGTTATCTTCATTGGATAGACGTTATTTGTCCTACTGCTGTTGAAAATCACATTGTCTGGATAATCTATAACTGTGTGGTGATTTTTGATCCACACTGCAAAGATTTCTTTTCTGCTGTCAAACTCTCGTACATCTCTAGGTCTAAAGTTACATGGGATTTGCAAACAAGATCCACTCAGTGCTTCCATCCTCTTTGGTGCAGTGATGAAGAGGTCTGAATCTTCAGGACAATCAGCTAAAACACCTGTAAACCAGAATCATGATTAACATGAAGTGGAAGAGAAAGTTGATGataaacaaagcagcagcaggttgtttgCTGGTCTTATTCTCTGGTCTGTTAAGAACATCAGTAGAAAACATTCACTTTGCAGTCAGGACATGAACAGCTGGATAGAGTAACTCTGTTCTTTCTGCTTAACTTCCGAATGAAGACCAAACTGTAAATAATCAGTGTCtccaaatgaaaatgagttAACAAACAGCTcacctgagagaaagaagaggctCAGCAACATGTTGGCTGTcaccatattcacacacaggactgacatgacactgaaaaaaaaaacaacttttcagcATGTCATAGCATCTTTTAAACaagttattcattttctttaaaagcaaCTTGGAAGGAACTAGCCAAGTAAAACCAGCTGTTACTGTGTTATAAGTAGCAATGAATAATATCTGTAGAGTTACACTGAAAGCAGTTTAAATATCAAATGAGTTGATGATATTACACTCAAGTAGCGTCTTATTTCTTCGAGGCTCATTTCTGCTTAATCAGcacataaaacatgtaatttccTGCATTAAAAGCAGCAATTAAAATCCTGTCTGACTTCACACATCAAAAGCAACATTTGACCTCACCAAACAAGCCTGCAGCTGaaaagaagaataaagtagTTTCCTCCAGTAACAGACTGATGGGACGTGTGATATAAAAGCTGCCAGACTTCTTGTTTCACATGACTAAAATACTGCAGAAATAAGAGAAGTCTTCATCCTTCCTGTTCACACCCCCTGCGTGAGGAAATCCTCAGCACATCAGAATGCAAGTCACTaattcttaattattatttGGATCAGGAGACTCGGTGAAGCCTGTATGTGTTATCTTCTTTTGTTGTACGTGTCACATTAGGAGGACATGGAGAGCTGCCTCTCATACATCTGTATCAAGTACCATAAGGGGCACTAATAAACAGGAGGACAATATCTAGATGTTAGTGATTTGAAACAGACAACTGTGTAGGTGATCCAGATCAGCTGCTGGCAAAGCTCGTTCTGTTGTGTCAGAGAATGAAACTGTTTTGTGTCTATCTCAATTaatcatttgtgaaaaaaaagtgtgagcTGTGTGTTAGATTCTTTCTCACTTGTCACCGCAGTTAGCACCAGAACTGAACTTAAGTGTTCCAGTCAAAGAATGAATGGTGAGCACATGGACAGTGATCACAGCTGTGGAGCCCATGATGAAGACATGTTGCTGCAGAGAGCCGTGTGGAGGACAGAAGCAGAAAACCAACTTCCCTGTTTCCCTGACCTTTCACTGCTCAGGGTTTTTTGGCTCTGAGCTCTTTTGTAACTTCATCCGGTGACAGTCATTTTGGTTTTTCAGCCACACAGAGATACAGTTctgttttatcatatttacAACACATCAGTTTAGTAGTAATTAAAGACTGAAGGTGTCTCAGTTTCCTTGTACTTAATGCACTGAAATACAACCTGACGCCCAATGCCACAACTTACTCTCAACAAAGAAAGCTAAGCGAGAGAAAACTTCAGACATGTTGGTACCTCAGAGTTTTGGTTACTTGTGTCAGGTGtttctcactgctgctcagCGACACAGAGCTGATAAGTGTTCACTTCAAATGCGCTGAATGCTCTATTCCTGTATCACAATGTTAGAACTGCAATTTAAATTGAAGTCCTCATATGTCTTAAACATGaatttttatgtatgtaaacaGCTGTTAAATGTCTTCATGTTAAAATTCTAAAAATATAATGGTCTATTTTACACTATCTACATAGAATAATTGATTAATGTCCTTAGTGATGCTGAAAAGATCGAATTCCTCTGTAAGTCCTCAGTCTTTTCCCAGAACTCTGCACAGCGACAGCATCAGTTGAGCTCCTGCCACTTATCTTTTATTTACACTAAAATGTTGATCTTGTGTTCATCCTGCTGATCTtatcaaaacattattatttacCATGTGCAGGCTGCTGTGACTCTGGAGGTAATGCTAATCAGAGGGTCGGTGGTTCAATCCCCGCTTCCAGCTGCTTGTCAAAGTGTTTttgggcaagatactaaacACCAACTTGCTCCCAGCGGCTCATcatctgtgtgtcagtggagtAAATGTGTACTTATCTTTTCAGGCTCACAGTTCATTATTTTAGACCCCCACAAACTGAAGATTATAACTGGAGCTGTTGTAGAAacacctgctgctcacacaACAATCCCACAGTTTACATCTATCAGttcaaataaactttattgGCACGAATGAAGTTACGCAATTGACACATTtgaatgacatgtttttgaattttgaatgacattttacacaagaaaactaaaaacattaattttctgCACAGAACCTGCACGGTCACGCACGTACGCACGCACGTGCGCACGCGCGTCACTGAAGGCCATGGAAACAGAACGTTGACCGAAGCTATAAAAGCTGCAGCTCTCACTTATTTCTCATTCGCACATTAAACTTTGACAAGTTGACCTACTGCGGATTTACTGTTGGAAAGTTGTAATCTGGGAAACCCGATCAACTGGAAAACTTCtactcaacaaaacattttggattatACCTGTTCACCTGGAAGGCTTCATCTCAGACAAATCTTTTTTGGATTAAATCTGATCACTTGAAGACTTCATCTCTTACAAACCTTTTCTGGATTTAACCTGAACACCTGTAAGGCTTCATCACAGACAAACCTTTTGGATTATATCTGACCACCTGCACTTTATTAGCAAACAAACCTTTTGGATTACTTTGCTCTAGGACAGCTACTGCCAGAAGTAGACCGTCTCTAACTGCTGGAGAAGTGGCCTCCGGTTGACCCCCTGGGGGGAAACGGCTTCTGTCCTGAGTCTCTGCAGGTAGGACATATTTTATTATCACACCACATGTGTTTATTCACCTTCTGACACGTGTAGAAGTGGGTTTCGTTTGGAAATGTGCGTATATTCTTGGTAAATGATTGAATTTACAGAAAGGCCATTGATAGCATTTTAGCTAGCCTTTCACGGAAAGTCAGTTTTGGGTCACACTCCACGTTTTCTCGGTGTAAAATGATTTTCAGAGGTTAAGAATGTGCTGAAAGTCCCGCGAAAGGTGAGGGACGTGTTCATGGTTGTGTAGtggtttttaaaaactgttatttttgtttgaggCGTTAAATGTTTAGATATTTAAGGTCAAACATTTAGGGAAAAAGATGGCAATGGCcgttttttgaaaaaacacaatttttgtCTCGGGCACCATGGAAACATGTTCATGGTTGTGTAttggtttttaaaaactgttatttttgtttgaggCATTACATGTTTAGATATTTAAGGTCAAACATTTAGGGAAAAAGATGGCAACGGCCGTTTTTTGAAAAACGGAGACATGGAACTGTGGGAGAGGAGAAGGTGCAGGTGTAAACACACCAGTGCCGTCTGTCTGTGTACAGCTGAGATAGCTGCTGTAGTTGTTGAACCTGAACATAAAGTGTAACCGGATATGTTGTCACAAAGAGTTCAAGTTCACagctttatttatgtatttttgaagGCCTTCTCACTGCTGTGTTCAGTCAGCGCTCAGAGCTTGTACTTGACGTGTTGGTATTGAAAAGGTTGGGCA
This is a stretch of genomic DNA from Acanthopagrus latus isolate v.2019 chromosome 19, fAcaLat1.1, whole genome shotgun sequence. It encodes these proteins:
- the LOC119008462 gene encoding sialoadhesin-like; translated protein: MSVLCVNMVTANMLLSLFFLSGVLADCPEDSDLFITAPKRMEALSGSCLQIPCNFRPRDVREFDSRKEIFAVWIKNHHTVIDYPDNVIFNSSRTNNVYPMKITGNLREKNCTTLFSSLNTSYTNTYYFRIESNSFKATAYCDPLQITVEDSPRRPTIEISGDLKEKESVTITCSAFTPCPHSPPKLTWNLQQDSHNKTEENTDGTFTTKIQETITLSEQHDGYNISCSATYPVNVGKDVKTAEETKTLSVSYAPKDTSVSISASAGSWVNLTCSSRAKPPVSSFSWFRTSKDGLMKVAEGHFYSVNVTDGGDYYCVATNDLGNQTSSRFRLNNSEFGLSVHVTVKILGVIMLYSTIVIFECCFRSRCCNKPVKDSDESDCVNRVIEIQAS